The Pan paniscus chromosome 1, NHGRI_mPanPan1-v2.0_pri, whole genome shotgun sequence genome has a segment encoding these proteins:
- the LOC100980741 gene encoding olfactory receptor 13G1, translated as MNHSVVTEFIILGLTKKPELQGIIFLFFLIIYLVAFLGNMLIIIAVIYNNTLHTPMYVFLLTLAVVDIICTTSIIPKMLGTMLTSENTISYAGCMSQLFFFTWSLGAEMVLFTTMAYDRYVAICFPLHYSTIMNHHMCVALLSMVMAIAVTNSWVHTALIMRLTFCGPNTIDHFFCETPPLLALPCSPVRINEVMVYVADITLAIGDFILTCISYGFIIVAILRIRTVEGKRKAFSTCSSHLTVVTLYYSPVIYTYIRPASSYTFERDKVVAALYTLVTPTLNLMVYSFQNREMHAGIRNVFAFLKH; from the coding sequence ATGAATCACAGCGTTGTAACTGAGTTCATTATTCTGGGCCTCACCAAAAAGCCTGAACTCCAGGGAAttatcttcctcttttttctcattatctATCTTGTGGCTTTTCTTGGCaacatgctcatcatcattgCCGTAATCTATAACAACACCTTGCATACGCCCATGTATGTTTTCCTTCTGACACTGGCTGTTGTGGACATCATCTGCACAACAAGCATCATACCGAAGATGCTGGGGACCATGCTAACATCAGAAAATACCATTTCATATGCAGGCTGCATGTCCCAGCTCTTCTTCTTCACATGGTCTCTGGGAGCTGAGATGGTTCTCTTCACCACCATGGCCTATGACCGCTATGTGGCCATTTGTTTCCCTCTTCATTACAGTACTATTATGAACCACCATATGTGTGTAGCCTTGCTCAGCATGGTCATGGCTATTGCAGTCACCAATTCCTGGGTGCACACAGCTCTTATCATGAGGTTGACTTTCTGTGGGCCAAACACCATTGACCACTTCTTCTGTGAGACACCCCCATTGCTGGCTTTGCCCTGTAGCCCTGTAAGAATCAATGAGGTGATGGTGTATGTTGCTGATATTACCCTGGCCATAGGGGACTTTATTCTTACCTGCATCTCCTATGGTTTTATCATTGTTGCTATTCTCCGTATCCGCACAGTAGAAGGCAAGAGGAAGGCCTTCTCAACATGCTCATCTCATCTCACAGTGGTGACCCTTTACTATTCTCCTGTAATCTACACCTATATCCGCCCTGCTTCCAGCTATACATTTGAAAGAGACAAGGTGGTAGCTGCACTCTATACTCTTGTGACTCCCACATTAAACCTGATGGTGTACAGCTTCCAGAATAGGGAGATGCATGCAGGAATTAGGAACGTGTTTGCATTTCTGAAACACTAG